One genomic segment of Aliarcobacter cibarius includes these proteins:
- a CDS encoding IS4 family transposase yields the protein MQIESKIISIINDKLKNPIYETLRLLNMKTILTKSNFSKKEGVAVHMVVLHFVYMLVMNKKISTFMDQSNDSFKKDVYYRLLANAHYNWRKLLSLSSLKILSLLHKVQDAKLVRVLILDDTVEDKVGKNIEGSCDNLWSNKAKRKIRGVNVVSLNYSDGYSNFMLDFAIAMNNYARVKIEEFTNIIDHRTNAHKRRLESLKGKSQIAIEMIKRAVASGIYADYLLVDSWYSKPVFIETMNELGLQVISRMVNNDRIWNFTGEKKTLDGIYNKFKKLKTIKMGQYGKKIKFEYFGVIVEHKKAGKLKIVFIKTKENLIPIVSTNLDLSDEEIIDIYKRRWDIEQGYKELREHFGFGKEENRIYEALIARITLSFFTYNVVSYINRISNEPKTIGGLFKDLECELHTLAIAMQAFLAILDEIAKIEEVVNRNEDFTAIIDLLRDVTGKLLGFRCES from the coding sequence ATGCAGATAGAATCTAAGATAATAAGCATCATAAACGACAAACTAAAGAATCCAATTTATGAAACATTGCGACTATTAAATATGAAAACGATTTTAACAAAGAGCAATTTTTCTAAAAAAGAGGGAGTTGCTGTTCATATGGTTGTATTACACTTTGTATATATGCTAGTTATGAATAAAAAAATATCAACTTTTATGGATCAGAGTAATGATAGCTTTAAAAAAGATGTCTATTACAGACTACTTGCTAATGCTCACTACAACTGGAGAAAACTATTATCACTTAGTTCTTTAAAGATTTTATCACTGCTTCATAAAGTACAAGATGCAAAGCTAGTAAGAGTTCTTATACTTGATGATACTGTTGAAGATAAAGTTGGTAAAAATATAGAGGGAAGTTGTGACAACCTTTGGAGCAATAAAGCAAAGAGAAAAATCAGAGGTGTAAATGTTGTATCACTAAACTATAGTGATGGTTATTCAAATTTTATGTTGGACTTTGCAATTGCTATGAATAATTATGCAAGGGTAAAGATAGAAGAGTTTACAAATATTATTGATCATCGAACCAATGCACATAAGCGAAGATTGGAAAGCTTAAAAGGGAAATCACAAATTGCTATAGAGATGATTAAAAGAGCAGTAGCTAGTGGTATATATGCAGATTATCTGCTTGTGGATAGTTGGTATTCTAAACCTGTGTTTATAGAAACAATGAATGAGCTAGGATTGCAAGTTATTTCAAGAATGGTAAACAATGATAGAATCTGGAACTTCACAGGGGAGAAAAAAACTCTTGATGGTATCTATAACAAGTTTAAAAAGCTTAAAACTATTAAGATGGGTCAATATGGCAAAAAGATAAAGTTTGAATACTTCGGGGTCATAGTTGAACATAAAAAAGCAGGAAAATTAAAAATTGTTTTTATAAAAACCAAAGAGAATCTCATCCCTATTGTATCTACAAACTTAGACTTGAGTGATGAAGAAATTATCGATATTTACAAACGACGATGGGATATAGAACAAGGGTATAAAGAACTTCGTGAACACTTTGGGTTTGGTAAAGAAGAAAATCGAATTTATGAAGCACTTATTGCTCGCATAACACTCTCATTTTTTACATACAATGTTGTTAGCTATATAAATCGTATCAGTAATGAACCAAAAACTATTGGTGGATTGTTTAAAGATCTAGAATGTGAACTTCACACCTTGGCAATTGCTATGCAAGCATTTTTAGCTATTTTAGATGAGATTGCAAAAATTGAAGAAGTTGTCAATAGAAATGAGGATTTTACAGCAATAATCGATCTATTAAGAGATGTGACTGGAAAACTACTTGGTTTTAGGTGCGAAAGTTAA
- a CDS encoding MFS transporter: MKYYYSFLRDNPTIRGLSLVNFIASFGAWFSTVAIYTMVVDFGSSELAIAIVTAMHFIPAIIIAPFSGAIIDRMKIKPLMVSLLFTELLMTASFLMISSADDMWMLLLFIFIRMSAASMFFSSEMSLLAKLSSGKELQTANEIQSIIWSFTYAIGMAVSGFIVNLYGAKTAILIDVIIFIIAFLVFIQIKINLEYKKVEEKIFELMLDGLRYIKNNKIILHLIFLHASVGLTSYDALITILAKNEYKELIAVPLAIGLSNSVRAIALFIGPMLLNKIINKDNLQYLLTFQGLTIIVWAFAQKDFYTSLIALFFVGFSTAFLWSYTYALLQNRCEKRYIGRVISYNDMFFMLTNVLTTLFIGTMANFTTTTIITICLGVAFLLFAYYYTRIKGLID; the protein is encoded by the coding sequence TTGAAATATTATTACTCTTTTTTAAGAGATAATCCTACTATTAGAGGTTTGTCTTTAGTTAATTTTATTGCATCATTTGGTGCATGGTTTTCTACAGTTGCAATTTATACTATGGTTGTTGATTTTGGTTCAAGTGAATTAGCTATTGCAATTGTTACTGCTATGCATTTTATTCCCGCAATAATAATAGCACCTTTTAGTGGAGCAATAATTGATAGAATGAAGATAAAACCTTTGATGGTATCTTTGTTATTTACTGAATTACTTATGACAGCTTCATTTTTAATGATTTCTAGTGCTGATGATATGTGGATGCTTTTACTTTTTATTTTTATTAGAATGAGTGCAGCTTCAATGTTTTTTTCTAGTGAAATGTCTCTTTTAGCAAAACTTTCAAGTGGTAAAGAACTTCAAACAGCAAATGAGATTCAATCAATTATTTGGTCATTTACTTATGCCATTGGTATGGCTGTTAGTGGATTTATTGTAAATTTATATGGAGCAAAAACAGCAATTTTAATTGATGTTATTATTTTTATAATAGCATTTTTAGTTTTTATTCAAATAAAAATAAATCTTGAATACAAAAAAGTTGAAGAGAAAATTTTTGAACTTATGCTTGATGGATTAAGATATATTAAAAACAACAAGATAATTTTACATTTAATATTTTTGCATGCGAGCGTAGGGCTTACTAGCTATGATGCTTTAATTACCATTTTGGCGAAAAATGAGTACAAAGAGTTAATTGCAGTACCACTTGCTATTGGATTATCAAATTCTGTTAGAGCAATTGCACTTTTTATTGGTCCTATGCTTCTAAATAAGATAATAAACAAAGATAATCTTCAATATCTTTTAACTTTTCAAGGATTAACAATAATTGTTTGGGCTTTTGCTCAAAAAGATTTTTATACTTCTTTGATTGCTCTATTTTTTGTAGGATTTAGCACAGCATTTTTATGGTCATATACTTATGCACTTTTACAAAATAGATGTGAAAAAAGATATATAGGAAGAGTTATATCTTATAACGATATGTTTTTTATGCTTACAAATGTTTTGACTACTTTATTTATTGGAACAATGGCGAATTTCACAACTACAACTATAATTACAATATGTTTAGGTGTTGCTTTTCTACTTTTTGCATATTACTATACAAGGATAAAAGGATTAATTGACTAA